The Xiphias gladius isolate SHS-SW01 ecotype Sanya breed wild chromosome 7, ASM1685928v1, whole genome shotgun sequence genome window below encodes:
- the LOC120791817 gene encoding coagulation factor VII isoform X2, which produces MLPGDLERECYEESCSQEEAKEIFQTKEKTLEFWYRYKHLNHCQTNPCRNGGICTLDRGDFICLCPPQYTGKTCESVLLECRYRNGGCLQYCRDLTGGAGVQCGCADGFKLEPDGKSCFQTVLFPCGRQRTQALYRGRSLQDHSELGNVTLETDNNITDSWAPKLNLTETEEERMKVNATSIERRRNDTALRGEEREGEEDGGGEDGANRIVGGVLQKQGGSPWQVLIHRSDGYGFCGGTLVSDRWVISAAHCFEESADHVTIGDYDKQRPDPDEQLIKIQKVFVHPYFHAYTYDSDIALVYLARPVLRGPTALPACLPDAHLSNYLLRENNRGMVTGWGLTHFMGRSSRFLRKVELPVVSYKDCTASTEQVITDNMFCAGYLEASIDACSGDSGGPFVVYYRGTWFLTGVVSWGEKCAAIGKYGVYTRLGNFLSWIRDTMERQDLNGTIAER; this is translated from the exons CTGGAGTTTTGGTACAGATACAAAC ATCTGAACCACTGTCAGACCAACCCTTGTCGGAATGGAGGGATCTGCACTCTGGACCGAGGAGACTTcatttgtctctgtcctcctcaGTACACCGGCAAGACCTGTGAATCAG TGTTGTTGGAGTGTCGCTATAGAAACGGAGGCTGTCTTCAGTACTGTAGAGATCTGACAGGGGGAGCTGGAGTTCAGTGTGGCTGCGCTGACGGATTCAAACTGGAACCTGACGGAAAGAGCTGCTTCCAGACCG TGTTATTCCCCTGTGGTCGTCAGCGGACGCAGGCGTTGTACAGAGGTCGATCTCTGCAGGATCACTCTGAGCTAGGAAACGTCACCCTGGAGACGGACAACAACATCACAGACAGCTGGGCTCCTAAACTAAAtttaacagagacagaggaggagaggatgaaagtGAATGCAACATCCatagagagaagaagaaacgaCACAGCgctgaggggggaggagagagagggagaggaggatggaggaggagaggatggggcAAATCGTATTGTGGGTGGAGTCCTGCAAAAACAAGGAGGGAGTCCCTGGCAG GTTCTGATCCACAGGTCCGATGGATATGGTTTCTGTGGGGGGACCCTGGTTTCTGACCGCTGGGTCATCTCTGCTGCTCACTGCTTTGAGGAGTCGGCAGACCACGTTACTATAG gagacTATGACAAGCAGCGTCCCGATCCAGATGAGCAGCTGATAAAGATTCAGAAGGTCTTCGTTCATCCTTACTTCCACGCCTACACCTACGACAGCGACATCGCTCTGGTCTACCTCGCCAGGCCCGTCCTCAGGGGCCCCACCGCCCTCCCCGCCTGTCTGCCCGACGCCCACCTGTCCAACTACCTGCTGAGG gAGAATAACCGGGGAATGGTGACGGGCTGGGGGCTCACTCACTTCATGGGCCGGTCTTCCCGGTTCCTGAGGAAGGTGGAGCTCCCAGTGGTCAGCTACAAGGACTGCACTGCGTCCACTGAACAG GTGATCACAGACAACATGTTCTGTGCAGGTTACCTGGAGGCCAGTATAGACGCCTGCAGTGGAGACAGCGGAGGACCCTTCGTGGTGTACTACAGGGGGACCTGGTTTCTGACCGGAGTCGTCAGCTGGGGGGAGAAATGTGCTGCTATAGGGAAGTACGGAGTTTATACCCGACTGGGGAACTTCCTGAGCTGGATCAGAGACACCATGGAGAGACAGGATCTGAACGGTACCATCGCTGAGAGATGA